In Nonomuraea muscovyensis, the following proteins share a genomic window:
- the rpmB gene encoding 50S ribosomal protein L28, translating to MAAVCDVCRKGPIFGNNVSHSHRRTRRRWNPNIQTVRAVVGGTPKKLNVCTSCIKAGKVTR from the coding sequence GTGGCTGCCGTCTGCGATGTCTGCCGCAAGGGGCCGATCTTCGGCAACAACGTGTCCCACTCCCACCGCCGCACCCGCCGTCGTTGGAACCCCAACATTCAGACGGTTCGCGCGGTCGTCGGCGGCACGCCGAAGAAGCTCAACGTCTGCACCTCGTGCATCAAGGCGGGCAAGGTCACCCGCTAG